The Brachyhypopomus gauderio isolate BG-103 chromosome 1, BGAUD_0.2, whole genome shotgun sequence genome includes a window with the following:
- the LOC143512753 gene encoding uncharacterized protein LOC143512753, with translation MPLEIKSDMVSQEGQTDPKTMVSMEKEASSGSLQLGAKLQRRRILLPRDLLLLSLPSTEMTKGFFHVLEFGAESVGAQGLFPASYLWSVISSSQRAQDAVLQLWRTDSQGSVTGSFAVRGGYGDRGMRSWMFKISHVYLFRLQCHSATWNQ, from the exons ATGCCTCTGGAGATTAAGTCAGATATGGTGTCCCAGGAGGGTCAAACTG ATCCCAAGACAATGGTTTCCATGGAGAAAGAGGCTTCCTCAG GGTCACTTCAACTTGGGGCTAAATTGCAGAGGAGAAGAATTCTACTGCCCCGTGATCTCCTGCTGTTATCATTACCTTCAACAGAGATGACAAAGGGGTTCTTTCATGTTCTGGAATTCGGGGCGGAAAGTGTCGGTGCCCAGGGGCTGTTTCCTGCCTCGTACCTGTGGAGTGTCATTTCCTCCAGTCAGCGAGCTCAG GATGCTGTTCTACAATTATGGCGGACTGACAGCCAAGGAAGCGTGACGGGTTCATTTGCAGTGAGAG GTGGTTATGGAGACAGAGGAATGAGGTCGTGGATGTTTAAAATCTCACACGTTTACCTGTTCAGACTGCAATGCCATAGTGCTACATGGAACCAGTGA